The Pseudanabaena galeata CCNP1313 genome includes a region encoding these proteins:
- a CDS encoding urease accessory protein UreF yields the protein MKFNLFNQSLELTITTMITNPDSWQLLRLLQLTSPALPVGAYSYSEGIEYLCSNGTIQTESDLCDWLQREMHFGFVTNEAAIALRAYQSTLSDDIIALNYWNNWLSATRETEEIRLASWQMGQSLMKLWQQLPDHQEDQLESKSIHKLLPTAKDNIHGKGCNYAIAFGIVAASIGIDASNAIVGYIYSWLSNLVSAAVRSVPFGQTTGQQIIFRLSPDIYSSSQLALNLLDNELEWCGWGTSLASANHETQYSRLFRS from the coding sequence ATGAAATTCAACCTTTTCAACCAGAGTCTGGAGCTTACCATCACCACCATGATCACTAATCCAGACTCTTGGCAATTATTACGACTATTGCAACTCACTAGCCCTGCTTTACCAGTGGGTGCTTACAGCTATTCTGAAGGAATTGAATATCTTTGCAGCAATGGCACTATTCAAACTGAGTCAGATCTCTGTGATTGGTTACAAAGAGAGATGCATTTTGGATTTGTGACTAACGAAGCTGCGATCGCCCTCCGCGCTTATCAGTCCACACTTTCTGACGATATCATCGCTTTAAACTACTGGAATAATTGGTTGTCAGCAACTAGAGAAACTGAAGAAATTCGTCTCGCCAGTTGGCAAATGGGACAGTCCTTAATGAAGTTATGGCAGCAGCTTCCCGATCATCAAGAAGATCAATTAGAGAGTAAATCAATCCATAAACTTTTACCAACCGCCAAGGATAATATTCACGGAAAAGGCTGTAACTATGCGATCGCCTTTGGAATTGTTGCTGCTAGTATAGGAATTGATGCTAGTAATGCAATAGTTGGTTATATTTATAGCTGGTTATCTAATCTAGTCAGTGCTGCGGTTCGATCTGTGCCATTTGGTCAGACTACAGGGCAACAAATCATATTTAGGCTTAGTCCTGACATTTATAGTAGTTCTCAATTAGCCCTAAACCTCTTAGATAATGAATTGGAATGGTGTGGTTGGGGTACAAGTTTAGCTAGTGCTAACCACGAGACTCAATATTCGCGATTATTTCGTAGCTGA